In the genome of Streptomyces sp. SLBN-118, the window AGCCGATCTCGCCCGCCGCGGCCATCGCCTCGACGGAGGGCGTTGCCTCCGGGGAGACGAGGACGATGTCGGCGCCGGCCGCGATGAGCGCGGGCAGCCGGCGCTGGGCGACCTGGCCACCGCCGAGGACGACGACGCGGCGCCCGGTGAGGCGGAGTCCGACGGGGTAGGCGGGGTGCTCGGCCTGCTCAGCGGACTCAGCGGGCTCAGCGGGCTCTGCGTTCTCGGCCATGGCGGTCGTGGCTCCTCGTGCGGGGCGGTGCGTGTACGGGACCGCTGCGGCAGTGAAGCGGCTGGTGGGGCGGGGTGGGGACCCTGGCGAATACCTTAAGGGGGCGGGGGGTTTCTGACCTGCGCCACCCTCCTCCTACGGCCTGGCAGCGGTAGGAGGTACCCCCAGCCCGAAAACTGGGGCGGGACGCCCGCATGGCCCCTGCGGCGCTCGCGCGGCGGACACCGGAGGCGCCGACCAAGGGGCCCGAAACGGGCGGGCGGTGGAGCAACCGGACCGCCGAAGGCGGGCCCACCCACCACCTGGCGAGCCGGCGTCACCGCGGGCTACTTCTCGGTGACGCCCGCCGAGTCGAACGTGGCCACCTCGTGCATCGCCCGCGCAGCGCTCTGCACCACCGGCAGCGCCAGCAGCGCCCCCGTGCCCTCCCCCAGCCTCAGGTCCAGGTCGACCAGCGGCCGCAGGCCCAGCTTGTTGAGTGCCGCCACGTGGCCCGGCTCCGCGCTGCGGTGGCCCGCGATGCACGCCGCCAGGGCCTCGGGCGCGATCGCGCGGGCGACCAGCGCGGCCGCGCCCGCCGAGACACCGTCCAGCACCACCGGCGTACGCAGCGACGCGCCGCCGAGGATGAAGCCGACCAGTGCGGCGTGTTCCAGGCCGCCGACCGCCGACAGGACGCCGATCGGGTCGGCCGGGTCGGGCGCGTGGAGTTCGAGCGCGCGGCGCACCACGTCGACCTTGCGCGCGTGCATCTCGTCGTTGATGCCCGTACCGCGGCCGGTGATCTCGCTCGGGTCGATGCCCGTGTAGACGGCGATGAGCGCGGCCGAGACCGTCGTGTTCGCGATGCCCATCTCACCGGTGAGCAGCGCCTTGTTGCCCGCCGCGACCAGATCCCGCGCCGTCTCGATGCCGACCTCGACTGCGGAGAGGACGTCCTCGCGGCTCAGCGCGGGCCCGGTCGTGAAGTCGGCCGTGCCGGGCCGGACCTTGCGCGGCAGCAGTCCCGGGGTGGCGGGCAGATCCCCGGCCACGCCGACGTCGATGACGCAGACTTCCGCGCCCACCTGGTTGGCGAAGGCGTTGCAGACCGCGCCACCGCCGAGGAAGTTGGCGACCATCTGGGCCGTGACCTCCTGCGGCCAGGCGGTGACGCCCTGCGCGTGCACCCCGTGGTCGCCCGCGAAGATCGCGACAGCCGCGGGCTCCGGGATCGGCGGCGGGCACATCCGCGACAGTCCGCTCAGCTGCGCGGAGATGATCTCCAGCATCCCGAGCGCGCCCGCGGGCTTGGTCATCCGCTTCTGCCGCTCCCACGCCTCGCCGAGCGCCTTCGCGTCGAGCGGGCGGATGTTGGAGACAGTCTCCTGAAGGAGGTCGTGGGGCTCCTCGCCGGGCAGGGCGCGACGCCCGTACGTCTCCTCATGGACGACCCACGACAGCGGGCGGCGCTTGGACCAGCCCGCCTGCATCAGTTCGGGCTCCTCGGGGAATTCGTCGACGTAACCGACGCACAGGTACGCAACGACCTCGAGGTGCTCCGGCAGCCCCAGCGCGCGCACCATCTCGCGCTCGTCGAAGAAACTGACCCAGCCGACGCCGAGGCCTTCCGCGCGGGCGGCGAGCCACAGGTTCTCGACGGCGAGGGCGGAGGAGTACGGGGCCATCTGCGGCTGGGTGTGACGACCCAGCGTGTGGCGGCCGCCGCGCGTCGGGTCGGCGGTGACCACGATGTTGACAGGCGTGTCGAGGATCGCCTCGATCTTCAGTTCCTTGAACTGCTTGGCTCTGCCCTTCGGAAGCGACTTCGCGTACGCCTCGCGCTGCCGCTGGGCGAGTTCGTGCATGGTCCGCCGGGTCTCGGCGGAGCGGATGACAACGAAGTCCCAGGGCTGGGAGTGGCCGACGCTGGGCGCCGTGTGGGCGGCTTCCAGGACGCGCAGCAGCACTTCGTGCGGGATGGGGTCGCTGCGGAAGCCGTTCCGGATGTCCCGGCGTTCGCGCATGACGCGAAGGACGGCCTCGCGCTCGGCGTCGTCGTAGCCGGGCGCGGCCGCGCGGCCGGCGGCAACCGGCTCGGGCACGGGGACGGGCTCCGGCTCCGGCTCGGGCACGGGTGCGGGCTCTTCGGCCACGACGACCTCCTCGGCAGCCGCGCTCGGCCCGGCCACGGCGGCAGACTCGGCGACAGGTACGGCGGCGGGCTCGGAAACCGCTTCGGGAACCGCCTCGTCGAGCAGTTCCGGGGAGCCGTCGCGCGGCGCGGGTACGAGGATCGGCCCCGCCTGAGCACCCGGCTCCGGCTCCGGCCCCGGCTGCGGCGCCGGCACCGGCTGCGGCTCCGCCTCCGGCTCGGTGATCACTGCGGCGACCTCTGCCTCCGCCACGGGCTCGGGCACCGGTTCGGGCTCGGCCTGCACCACCGCGGGAACCGGCGTCGGCGCGAGGTGCGGAGTGGTGGGCAGCGACCCGTCGACCCGGACGAACTGTCCGGACGACGGCTGCTCGGGCTCGGGCTCCGCCTCCGCGTGCGCCTGCGGCTCGGGCTCGGAAGCGACGGTGGGAGCCTCGGCGACAACGGGAGGGACCGCCGTGACAGGAGCGGACTCCGGGACGACGGGTACTGCCGGTGCCGGAGGAGGCGTGTGGAACTGCGGGGGCTGAGGATCCCAAGGAGTCCCGCCCTGCGGCGGAATCTCGCCGAGCTGCGGTCCGGGCAGCACGGCAGCCGCCCCCTCGTGCGGGGTGTCGAGGTACTCCGGTCCCGCCGTGGGCGGGCCGGGGTTGGCCACCGCCATGACGGGCGGGCGCGCGCCCGCCGGACCGCGGTCGGCGAGCGAGCGCACCACTCCGCCCGAGGTGTCGGGCAGCGGCGGACCCATGTGCAGCGGACGTCGCGCGGGCGGCGGAGTCGGGGTGGCCGATGTGGGCGGAATGCGTACGCCATTGAGGTCGACGGAACCGGAATCCCGGCCCCCGGCCTCGTGCGCGCCGGACTCGTGCGTGTCGAAGACGGGCGGGGCGGGTGTCACCGCCTCGGCCACCGCCTCGGCGACCGGCGCCTGTTCGGCGACAGGCTCGGATACGGGCCGCTCTTCCTGGAACTCGGGCACAACCGGCGCGGGCGCGGCGAACTCGGCTGCCGCGTACTCCGGCGCCGCGAACTCCGGTCCAGCAGGCTTCTGCACCGCCACGGACGCCTCCGCATGAGCCTCGGACACAAAGGACTCGGCCCCATGGTGCTCGGAAACAAAATGCTCGGGAGCGGAGGTCTGAGAGATCCGAGAGATCTGGTCCGTCGGCGCGGGCGGCGGCACGGCCACCGGGGCCTGCCCCACGGACCCCACGGCCCCCACGGACCCCATGGATCCCAGGGACCCGTGAGCGGCCGGCCCCTGGGCCACCGGGCCCTGCTGCCCGGAAAGGGCGGACTGCCCCGACTGGACAGGCTGGACGGACTGGACCGACGACACGGACTGCATCGCCTGGACAGGCTGCGCCGGCTGCACGGACTGCATCGGCTGCGGATCGCTCCACGCCCCCTGCGCGCCCGGCATCAGCAGCAGATCGTCCTCTT includes:
- the cobT gene encoding nicotinate-nucleotide--dimethylbenzimidazole phosphoribosyltransferase, with the protein product MTDTGQIPGEGLPENAGMVEQPGIPAPGAYTYLDPSGNGSEEDDLLLMPGAQGAWSDPQPMQSVQPAQPVQAMQSVSSVQSVQPVQSGQSALSGQQGPVAQGPAAHGSLGSMGSVGAVGSVGQAPVAVPPPAPTDQISRISQTSAPEHFVSEHHGAESFVSEAHAEASVAVQKPAGPEFAAPEYAAAEFAAPAPVVPEFQEERPVSEPVAEQAPVAEAVAEAVTPAPPVFDTHESGAHEAGGRDSGSVDLNGVRIPPTSATPTPPPARRPLHMGPPLPDTSGGVVRSLADRGPAGARPPVMAVANPGPPTAGPEYLDTPHEGAAAVLPGPQLGEIPPQGGTPWDPQPPQFHTPPPAPAVPVVPESAPVTAVPPVVAEAPTVASEPEPQAHAEAEPEPEQPSSGQFVRVDGSLPTTPHLAPTPVPAVVQAEPEPVPEPVAEAEVAAVITEPEAEPQPVPAPQPGPEPEPGAQAGPILVPAPRDGSPELLDEAVPEAVSEPAAVPVAESAAVAGPSAAAEEVVVAEEPAPVPEPEPEPVPVPEPVAAGRAAAPGYDDAEREAVLRVMRERRDIRNGFRSDPIPHEVLLRVLEAAHTAPSVGHSQPWDFVVIRSAETRRTMHELAQRQREAYAKSLPKGRAKQFKELKIEAILDTPVNIVVTADPTRGGRHTLGRHTQPQMAPYSSALAVENLWLAARAEGLGVGWVSFFDEREMVRALGLPEHLEVVAYLCVGYVDEFPEEPELMQAGWSKRRPLSWVVHEETYGRRALPGEEPHDLLQETVSNIRPLDAKALGEAWERQKRMTKPAGALGMLEIISAQLSGLSRMCPPPIPEPAAVAIFAGDHGVHAQGVTAWPQEVTAQMVANFLGGGAVCNAFANQVGAEVCVIDVGVAGDLPATPGLLPRKVRPGTADFTTGPALSREDVLSAVEVGIETARDLVAAGNKALLTGEMGIANTTVSAALIAVYTGIDPSEITGRGTGINDEMHARKVDVVRRALELHAPDPADPIGVLSAVGGLEHAALVGFILGGASLRTPVVLDGVSAGAAALVARAIAPEALAACIAGHRSAEPGHVAALNKLGLRPLVDLDLRLGEGTGALLALPVVQSAARAMHEVATFDSAGVTEK